A single window of Methylobacterium nodulans ORS 2060 DNA harbors:
- a CDS encoding YihY/virulence factor BrkB family protein produces the protein MAEPEKQGEDWRSVGTRATDKVTADLALTRAREPGRGRTADEPTQIPAPGWKDIVWRVFWSLPQDRVLATAGGVAFFALLAVFPGLATIVSLYGLVADPSVIYQHLSLLTGVLPSGVLDLLASELTRITKQGAGTLSTTSVLSLLIAFWSANSGVSALFDALNVIYKEREKRTLVRFYGTTLLFTLSSVVFALIATGMVVAMPIILNQIGLRSSADAALRLVRWPALLVVVSLGLSAIYRYGPSRREAKWRWVTWGSSVAALLWVCASALFSWYVASFDSYNRTYGSLGAGVGFMTWIWLSVVIVLLGAELNAEMERQTARDSTTGRPKPLGSRQAFAADTVGPSQA, from the coding sequence ATGGCGGAACCAGAAAAGCAAGGCGAGGATTGGCGCTCAGTCGGCACTCGGGCGACGGACAAGGTTACGGCAGACCTGGCACTCACTCGTGCGCGCGAGCCCGGCCGGGGTCGCACAGCCGATGAGCCGACGCAGATCCCGGCACCGGGATGGAAGGACATCGTCTGGCGCGTGTTCTGGTCCTTGCCACAGGATCGCGTGCTCGCCACAGCCGGTGGCGTCGCCTTCTTCGCGCTGCTTGCAGTATTCCCGGGCTTGGCGACGATCGTATCGCTCTATGGGCTGGTCGCGGATCCAAGCGTTATCTACCAGCATCTCAGCCTGCTCACAGGCGTGCTGCCGAGCGGCGTTCTAGACCTTCTCGCCAGTGAACTGACCCGGATTACCAAACAAGGTGCGGGTACGCTGAGCACGACTTCGGTACTGAGCTTGCTGATCGCCTTCTGGAGCGCGAACTCGGGCGTGAGTGCGCTGTTCGATGCTCTCAATGTGATCTACAAGGAGCGGGAGAAGCGGACGCTTGTGAGGTTCTATGGAACAACGCTCCTGTTCACTCTCAGTAGCGTCGTTTTTGCCCTGATTGCAACAGGCATGGTGGTCGCCATGCCGATCATTCTCAATCAAATCGGCCTCAGGTCGTCTGCCGACGCGGCCCTGCGCCTTGTTCGGTGGCCCGCCCTTCTCGTCGTGGTGAGCCTTGGGCTGTCGGCGATCTATCGCTACGGCCCGAGCCGGCGTGAGGCCAAGTGGCGCTGGGTGACGTGGGGCAGCAGCGTAGCCGCACTGCTCTGGGTCTGCGCCTCAGCGCTGTTTTCCTGGTACGTCGCAAGCTTCGACAGCTACAATCGCACGTACGGCTCTCTGGGTGCTGGCGTCGGATTCATGACCTGGATCTGGCTGTCGGTAGTGATCGTGTTGCTCGGTGCTGAGCTGAATGCCGAGATGGAGCGGCAGACCGCGCGCGACAGCACGACAGGGCGACCCAAGCCGCTTGGATCGCGTCAAGCCTTCGCCGCTGACACGGTAGGCCCGTCACAGGCATAA
- a CDS encoding mechanosensitive ion channel domain-containing protein, which yields MAVATLLLLGVLSIWFDDPTRLATALGLVTAGLAFALQRVITAMAGYVMILQGGTFNLGDRIVMGGVCGDVLALSFMQATILEMGEPASVTSAATGPSSTWIHSRQYTGRVVTVSNAKVFDDPTYNYTREFPYIWEELTVPIRYGANRTRAETILLEAARTHAGRITDLGAGEMRRSCSAVTTFRMPAWSPGPVYV from the coding sequence GTGGCCGTCGCGACCCTCCTGTTGCTCGGCGTGCTCTCAATCTGGTTCGACGACCCGACACGCTTGGCCACGGCCCTCGGCCTGGTGACGGCAGGGCTTGCCTTCGCACTTCAGCGCGTCATCACGGCCATGGCAGGCTACGTGATGATCCTCCAGGGCGGGACCTTCAATCTGGGCGACCGGATCGTCATGGGCGGTGTGTGCGGAGACGTGCTCGCGCTGTCGTTCATGCAGGCGACGATCCTGGAGATGGGTGAGCCTGCCTCGGTCACCTCCGCCGCGACGGGCCCGTCGTCGACGTGGATCCATTCTCGGCAGTACACAGGGAGAGTGGTGACGGTTTCGAATGCTAAGGTATTTGACGATCCTACCTACAACTACACCCGCGAGTTCCCGTATATTTGGGAAGAGCTGACGGTCCCGATCCGCTACGGAGCAAATCGGACCCGCGCTGAGACGATCCTGCTCGAGGCCGCGCGCACGCACGCCGGTCGGATCACGGACCTGGGTGCCGGAGAGATGCGGCGGAGTTGCAGCGCCGTTACCACCTTCCGAATGCCAGCGTGGAGCCCAGGGCCTGTTTACGTTTGA
- a CDS encoding cation:proton antiporter encodes MRVGQLAIGAVSLLAWWPLAAQAAGEAGAGHASELIFLAQITVLLVSGRLLGEFMQRLGQPSIMGQLMAGILLGPSVFGALLPNLQHSLFPPRPEQKAMLDAVSQLGILLLLLLTGMETDLALVRRVRHAALSVSVTGVAIPFVLGFALGEFLPASLLPKPDLRLITSLFLGTALSISSVKIVAMVVREMGFLRRKVGQVIVASAIIDDTIGWVIIAITFSLALHGQVDLWSLGQSLVGTALFLVLSFTLGQRLVFLVIRWTNDNLVSEAAVITAILVIMGLMALVTHAIGVHTVLGAFMAGLLVGQSPILTRQIDEQLRGLITALFAPVFFGLAGLSADLTVLRDPHLLLLTVALVAVASLGKFAGAFAGGVLGRLHSREALALACGMNARGSTEVIVATIGLSIGALSQNLFTMIVAMAVITTLAMPPMLRWALARLPLDEAERQRLEREAFEERGFVPNLERLLVTADQTAKGRFASRLAGLIAGARSMPVTVIRLGSGTDAAGTPRTDLPGVVRSTAEAVQARAAEQVGQIAPGLDVLEQSPETPLEDAVAEEARKGYDLLVVGIEPTTGPGGGFNAVVSRVAGSFEGPLAIVAARGTHILRPEEAPLDILVPINGTEISRRGLEVALTLARASGTPVTALHVSSEQGAGKPSRRLNRWAGLRRGDGAVLKEAATLADRYGVALRTMARSGITVGDAVLRQARLGQHTLLVLGVTRRSGEILALGPVADAVLEASDRSVMFLAS; translated from the coding sequence ATGAGGGTGGGGCAGCTTGCGATCGGCGCGGTGAGCCTGTTGGCATGGTGGCCGCTGGCCGCCCAAGCGGCGGGCGAGGCCGGTGCCGGCCATGCGTCCGAGCTCATCTTCCTGGCACAGATCACTGTACTCCTCGTGTCCGGACGCCTTCTAGGCGAGTTCATGCAGCGCCTTGGCCAGCCAAGCATCATGGGCCAGCTGATGGCTGGCATCCTCCTCGGGCCGTCCGTCTTCGGTGCCCTCCTGCCCAACCTGCAGCACAGCCTTTTCCCGCCACGCCCGGAACAGAAGGCGATGCTCGACGCCGTCTCGCAGCTCGGCATCCTGCTTCTCCTCCTATTGACCGGCATGGAGACCGACCTCGCCCTCGTGCGCCGAGTACGGCACGCCGCACTCAGCGTCTCTGTCACGGGCGTCGCTATTCCCTTCGTGCTTGGCTTTGCCTTGGGCGAGTTCCTGCCGGCCTCCCTCCTCCCCAAGCCCGACCTTCGCCTCATCACCTCTCTGTTTCTCGGCACGGCGCTCTCGATCTCCTCGGTCAAGATCGTCGCCATGGTGGTGCGCGAAATGGGCTTCCTGCGCCGCAAGGTCGGGCAGGTCATTGTTGCCTCGGCCATCATCGACGACACGATCGGCTGGGTCATCATCGCGATCACGTTCAGCCTGGCCCTGCACGGGCAGGTGGACCTCTGGAGCCTCGGCCAGAGCTTGGTCGGTACGGCGCTGTTCCTGGTTCTGAGCTTCACGCTCGGTCAGCGGCTCGTCTTTCTGGTGATCCGATGGACGAACGACAATCTTGTCAGCGAGGCGGCGGTGATCACCGCCATCCTGGTGATCATGGGGCTGATGGCGCTCGTCACCCACGCCATTGGCGTACACACCGTGCTGGGCGCCTTCATGGCCGGCCTCCTGGTCGGCCAATCGCCCATCCTGACCCGCCAGATCGACGAACAACTCCGTGGCCTGATCACGGCCCTGTTCGCGCCCGTCTTCTTCGGCCTTGCGGGATTGAGCGCGGATCTGACGGTCCTGCGTGACCCGCATCTCCTGCTCCTGACCGTGGCACTCGTGGCGGTCGCGAGCCTGGGCAAGTTCGCCGGTGCCTTCGCCGGAGGCGTCCTCGGCCGTCTGCACTCACGCGAGGCGCTCGCCTTGGCTTGCGGGATGAACGCGCGCGGCTCGACCGAGGTGATCGTCGCGACCATCGGCCTGTCGATCGGGGCATTGTCTCAGAACCTGTTCACGATGATCGTGGCCATGGCGGTGATCACCACGCTCGCCATGCCGCCGATGCTGCGCTGGGCCTTGGCTCGGCTTCCCCTCGACGAGGCCGAGCGCCAGCGGCTTGAGCGCGAGGCCTTCGAAGAGCGCGGCTTCGTACCGAATCTGGAGCGGCTTCTCGTCACCGCCGACCAGACAGCCAAAGGCCGCTTCGCGTCGCGGCTTGCCGGGTTGATCGCAGGCGCGCGCAGCATGCCGGTCACGGTGATCCGGCTGGGGTCCGGCACGGACGCAGCCGGCACGCCGAGAACTGATCTCCCTGGTGTCGTGCGCAGCACGGCAGAGGCCGTGCAGGCCCGTGCGGCGGAGCAGGTCGGACAGATTGCTCCGGGGCTCGATGTGCTGGAGCAATCGCCGGAGACGCCGCTGGAGGATGCTGTGGCCGAGGAGGCGCGCAAAGGCTACGACCTGCTGGTCGTGGGCATCGAGCCGACCACCGGGCCGGGCGGGGGGTTCAACGCGGTCGTCTCGCGCGTGGCGGGGAGTTTCGAGGGACCTCTGGCCATCGTTGCCGCACGCGGGACGCATATCCTGCGTCCTGAGGAAGCCCCCCTCGATATCCTGGTCCCGATCAACGGAACGGAGATCTCGCGGCGCGGGCTTGAGGTTGCGCTCACGCTGGCACGCGCGTCGGGCACGCCCGTGACGGCGCTCCACGTGTCCAGCGAGCAAGGTGCAGGCAAGCCGTCACGGCGACTGAACCGCTGGGCAGGGCTGCGGCGGGGCGATGGAGCGGTTTTGAAAGAGGCAGCGACGCTGGCTGACCGGTACGGTGTTGCCCTCCGCACGATGGCCAGGAGCGGCATCACGGTCGGTGATGCCGTGCTGCGACAAGCCCGTCTCGGCCAACACACGCTGCTGGTCCTCGGGGTCACTCGGCGGTCCGGCGAGATCCTTGCGCTTGGTCCCGTGGCGGACGCTGTTCTCGAAGCGTCGGACCGCTCCGTGATGTTTCTGGCGAGCTGA
- a CDS encoding branched-chain amino acid ABC transporter substrate-binding protein: MAMRTRSGLWLLAALLSSTAVRADVVVGVVVPRTGPVAAIGDQVLNGVNAAVKDVNDHGGLNGEKLVIDVQDDACDPKQAVSVANRFLQNKVRLIVGHVCSGATMTASEIYAENGDVMITPSANVAKLTERGLAGIFRVCGRDDQQGELAARTIAERFPGKKVAILHDNQPFGRGLADSTKANLNRLGIKETLFTAITPGERDYTSVITRLKSAGIDVVYFGGYHQEMGTLVRQAAEQAYKPQWIGTSGIASKEFSAIAHSASDGVLMTFNPDARKRPEAKAVVDRFKAQGIDPEGFTLYGYTAVQVLAAAARDAKSVDPKAIDRTLKSKTFETILGSVGFDRKGDISAPGYVLYSWSNGDFSQSN, from the coding sequence ATGGCCATGAGAACGCGGTCAGGTTTGTGGTTGCTCGCTGCTCTGCTGTCGTCGACGGCCGTCCGGGCGGACGTGGTCGTCGGCGTGGTCGTGCCGCGAACCGGACCGGTCGCGGCGATTGGCGACCAGGTGCTCAACGGCGTGAACGCGGCCGTGAAGGACGTCAACGATCATGGGGGTCTTAACGGCGAGAAGCTCGTCATCGATGTCCAGGACGATGCCTGCGATCCCAAGCAAGCCGTGTCGGTGGCGAACCGCTTCCTCCAGAACAAAGTGCGGCTGATCGTCGGGCATGTCTGCTCGGGTGCGACAATGACGGCTTCCGAGATCTATGCGGAGAACGGGGACGTGATGATCACTCCCTCCGCCAACGTGGCGAAACTGACCGAGCGGGGCCTTGCCGGAATCTTCCGCGTCTGCGGTCGCGACGATCAGCAGGGTGAGCTTGCCGCCAGGACCATCGCCGAACGCTTTCCCGGCAAGAAGGTCGCGATCCTGCACGACAATCAGCCCTTTGGCCGCGGCCTCGCGGATTCGACGAAGGCGAATCTCAACAGACTCGGCATCAAGGAGACGCTATTCACGGCGATCACGCCGGGCGAGCGCGATTACACGTCCGTCATCACTCGGCTGAAATCGGCCGGCATCGACGTCGTCTATTTCGGTGGCTACCATCAGGAGATGGGAACGCTCGTCCGCCAGGCGGCCGAACAGGCCTATAAGCCCCAGTGGATCGGGACCTCCGGCATCGCCAGCAAGGAATTCTCGGCTATCGCGCACAGCGCGTCCGATGGCGTTCTCATGACGTTCAACCCCGATGCCCGCAAGCGGCCCGAAGCGAAGGCCGTGGTCGATCGCTTCAAGGCGCAGGGCATCGACCCGGAAGGATTCACGCTCTACGGCTACACCGCCGTCCAGGTCCTCGCCGCCGCCGCCCGCGACGCAAAGTCGGTCGATCCCAAGGCGATCGACCGCACCCTGAAGTCCAAGACTTTCGAAACGATACTGGGTTCGGTTGGCTTCGACAGAAAGGGAGATATTTCCGCCCCAGGTTACGTTCTTTACAGCTGGTCAAATGGAGATTTCAGTCAATCCAATTAA
- a CDS encoding hydantoinase/oxoprolinase family protein: MSKTYRIGIDVGGTFTDLACVDDAGTLTFVKTPSTPEDQSVGVLTGLGDLADRLGVDLAGLLSATDRIVHGTTVATNALLERKGAKVGLLTTRGHRDVLEMREGLKPDRYNLLMPPPEPLVPRQLRRGVTERVAHDGTVLAALDEAELDAEIARLRSAGVEAVAVAYLHSYRNPAHERRTAERLAALMPDAYVTLSSEVLPQIKEFERVSTTVVNAYVGPAVRRYLASLERRLAEIRFEGALFIILSQGGVVPLREAARLAAATVLSGPAGGVAGSRYVAALTGARNLIPFDMGGTSTDISLVADGSIALSAAGGLAGERIALRSLDIISIGAGGGSIARVDASGILQVGPDSAGSKPGPVCYGQGGTEPTVTDANLLLGYLDADHFLGGRRRLDEAGAIAVMDRLAARLGTTRDEAAAGIYRLVNLKMADGIRLMTLRRGVDPRGFAILSFGGAAGLHAVEVAREMEVGRVIVPAMASVLSAWGMLNGDLRYEVSRSHLADTARLDPSALAALFRPLETEATGRLRAWFDGPIRLERSAQMRYGEQIFEVDVPLDGLDLAAPGSVAALTERFHRRHEELYTYASPGQEVVLVNVQVAAVGAVEAVAPAEAAPADDRPISPVRMRRAFFDRWREVPVYAFEALKAGCRLTGPALIEAETTTVVLGEGDTLTADRFGWLDIRLRPGA, from the coding sequence ATGTCCAAGACCTATCGCATCGGCATCGACGTTGGCGGGACCTTCACCGATCTGGCCTGCGTGGACGACGCGGGAACGCTCACCTTCGTGAAGACGCCCTCGACCCCGGAGGATCAGTCGGTCGGCGTCCTCACCGGCCTCGGCGACCTCGCCGACCGCCTCGGCGTCGACCTCGCGGGCCTGCTTTCGGCGACCGACCGCATCGTGCACGGCACCACGGTCGCCACCAACGCGCTCCTGGAGCGCAAGGGCGCGAAGGTCGGGCTGCTGACGACCCGGGGCCACCGGGACGTGCTGGAGATGCGCGAAGGGCTGAAGCCCGATCGCTACAATCTCCTGATGCCTCCGCCCGAGCCGCTGGTTCCGCGCCAGCTGCGCCGGGGCGTCACCGAGCGCGTCGCCCATGACGGCACGGTCCTGGCCGCGCTCGACGAGGCGGAGCTGGACGCGGAGATCGCGCGCCTCAGGAGCGCCGGTGTCGAGGCCGTCGCGGTCGCCTACCTGCACAGCTATCGCAACCCCGCACATGAGCGGCGCACCGCCGAGCGGCTGGCCGCGCTGATGCCGGACGCCTACGTCACCCTGTCGAGCGAGGTGCTGCCGCAGATCAAGGAATTCGAGCGGGTCTCGACCACGGTCGTCAACGCCTATGTCGGCCCGGCCGTGCGGCGCTACCTGGCGAGCCTCGAACGGCGTCTCGCGGAGATCCGCTTCGAGGGGGCGCTGTTCATCATCCTGTCGCAGGGCGGTGTCGTGCCGCTGCGCGAGGCGGCCCGGCTCGCGGCCGCGACCGTGCTGTCGGGGCCGGCCGGCGGCGTGGCCGGAAGCCGGTACGTCGCGGCGCTCACGGGCGCGCGCAACCTGATCCCGTTCGACATGGGCGGGACCTCGACGGACATCTCGCTCGTGGCGGACGGGTCGATCGCCCTCTCGGCAGCCGGCGGCCTCGCAGGGGAGCGGATTGCGTTGCGCAGCCTCGACATCATCAGCATCGGGGCGGGGGGCGGCTCGATCGCTCGCGTCGACGCAAGCGGGATCCTGCAGGTCGGGCCGGATAGCGCGGGCTCGAAGCCCGGCCCCGTCTGCTATGGCCAGGGCGGGACCGAGCCGACCGTCACGGATGCCAACCTGCTCCTCGGCTATCTCGATGCCGACCACTTCCTCGGCGGGCGCCGCAGGCTGGACGAGGCCGGCGCGATCGCCGTCATGGATCGGTTGGCGGCCCGGCTCGGTACGACGCGCGACGAGGCGGCGGCCGGCATCTACCGGCTCGTCAATCTCAAGATGGCGGACGGCATCCGGCTGATGACCCTGCGGCGCGGCGTCGATCCGCGCGGCTTCGCCATCCTGAGCTTCGGCGGCGCGGCGGGGCTTCATGCGGTCGAGGTCGCACGGGAGATGGAGGTGGGACGCGTGATCGTGCCTGCCATGGCCTCGGTCCTGTCGGCATGGGGCATGCTGAACGGTGATCTGCGCTACGAGGTCTCGCGCAGTCACCTGGCCGACACCGCGCGCCTCGATCCGTCGGCGCTCGCCGCCCTCTTCCGGCCGCTTGAGACCGAGGCGACCGGGCGGCTCCGGGCCTGGTTCGACGGTCCGATCCGCCTCGAGCGGTCGGCCCAGATGCGCTACGGCGAGCAGATCTTCGAGGTCGATGTCCCGCTCGACGGGCTGGACCTCGCCGCGCCCGGTTCCGTCGCCGCGCTCACGGAGCGGTTCCACCGGCGTCACGAGGAGCTCTACACCTACGCCTCGCCGGGCCAGGAGGTGGTCCTCGTCAACGTGCAGGTCGCGGCCGTCGGGGCGGTCGAGGCGGTCGCTCCGGCCGAGGCGGCGCCTGCGGATGATCGGCCGATCAGCCCTGTCCGGATGCGGCGCGCCTTCTTCGACCGCTGGCGGGAGGTGCCGGTCTACGCCTTCGAGGCGCTGAAGGCCGGATGCCGGCTGACGGGACCGGCCCTGATCGAAGCCGAGACGACGACAGTCGTCCTCGGCGAGGGTGACACCCTGACCGCCGACCGCTTCGGCTGGCTCGACATCAGGCTGCGGCCCGGAGCGTGA
- a CDS encoding hydantoinase B/oxoprolinase family protein — translation MPGPLDPITISVVQHRLSAIVEEMGEAMLRTSYSQILNASRDFSIAICDTGCRLIAQADHIPVHVGALPWAVRAVEDKFRGGIRPGDVILLNDPSTGGSHLPDVTAFVPVFGEGVRRYWAVVRAHVSDIGGATHGAYNPAATEIWQEGLRIPPLKLYDAGTLRDDVLDLIALNVRFPRDFRGDLAAMVGAAHLGEQRIARLFGEVGADRVDQAVEAILDGAERQTRAVVAGWADGVYRGEAFLDDDGRGREDVRIVATVTKRGSDVAVDLSESDPQSASFANSSHANMQAAVAMAFAYLIDPDIPKNDGCFRPLTVRARQGSVVWADDTAPVTLCTTHPANEIVEAIVKALSQACPERAMGGWSRRFRISITGDNPRTGKPFIWHMFHARPGGGASSRGDGWSAAGEWHSVGGIKFGSIEVAEARFPLRFETHEFRPGSGGDGQHRGGLGTSMDLVVEVPAYAHTAGEGARHGSAGMLGGQDGRPHDYRIVSRDGARTLRTKEFGIRIEAGDRLEVRSAGGGGWGPPERRDPAARQRDRDRELSDERA, via the coding sequence GTGCCAGGTCCGCTCGATCCGATCACCATTTCCGTTGTCCAGCACCGGCTGTCGGCGATCGTCGAGGAGATGGGCGAGGCGATGCTTCGCACGTCCTATTCCCAGATCCTGAACGCGAGCCGCGACTTCTCGATCGCGATCTGCGACACCGGTTGCCGGCTGATCGCGCAGGCCGACCACATCCCGGTGCATGTCGGCGCCCTCCCCTGGGCCGTCCGCGCCGTCGAGGACAAGTTCCGGGGCGGTATCCGGCCGGGCGACGTCATCCTGCTCAACGATCCCTCGACCGGCGGCTCCCACCTGCCCGACGTGACCGCCTTCGTGCCGGTGTTCGGGGAGGGCGTGCGGCGCTACTGGGCCGTCGTGCGCGCCCATGTGAGCGACATCGGCGGGGCCACCCACGGCGCCTACAACCCGGCCGCGACGGAGATCTGGCAGGAGGGGCTGCGCATCCCCCCGCTCAAGCTCTACGATGCCGGAACGCTGCGGGACGACGTCCTCGACCTCATCGCCCTCAACGTGCGCTTCCCGCGGGACTTCCGGGGCGACCTCGCCGCCATGGTCGGGGCGGCCCATCTCGGCGAGCAGCGCATCGCGCGCCTGTTCGGCGAGGTCGGGGCCGACCGCGTCGATCAGGCGGTCGAGGCCATCCTGGACGGGGCCGAGCGCCAGACCCGGGCGGTGGTGGCCGGCTGGGCCGATGGCGTCTATCGCGGAGAGGCCTTCCTCGATGACGATGGGCGCGGTCGGGAGGACGTCCGAATCGTTGCGACCGTTACCAAGCGCGGCTCGGACGTCGCGGTCGACCTCAGCGAGAGCGATCCGCAATCCGCGAGCTTCGCCAATTCGTCGCACGCCAACATGCAGGCGGCCGTCGCGATGGCCTTTGCCTACCTGATCGATCCCGACATCCCCAAGAACGATGGCTGCTTCCGGCCGCTCACCGTGAGGGCACGCCAGGGGAGCGTGGTGTGGGCGGACGACACGGCGCCCGTCACGCTCTGCACCACCCACCCGGCGAACGAGATCGTCGAGGCCATCGTGAAGGCGCTGAGCCAAGCCTGCCCGGAGCGGGCGATGGGCGGCTGGAGCCGGCGCTTCCGCATCTCGATCACGGGCGACAACCCGCGCACGGGCAAGCCGTTCATCTGGCACATGTTCCACGCCCGTCCGGGCGGCGGGGCCTCCTCGCGCGGCGACGGCTGGTCGGCCGCGGGCGAATGGCACTCGGTCGGCGGCATCAAGTTCGGCAGCATCGAGGTCGCCGAGGCGCGGTTCCCGCTCCGCTTCGAGACGCACGAGTTCCGGCCGGGCTCCGGCGGCGACGGACAGCACCGCGGCGGGCTCGGCACGTCGATGGACCTCGTCGTCGAGGTGCCGGCCTATGCCCATACAGCCGGCGAGGGCGCGCGCCACGGCTCGGCCGGGATGCTCGGTGGGCAGGACGGCCGGCCGCACGATTACCGGATCGTCTCGCGGGACGGCGCGCGGACGCTGCGCACCAAGGAGTTCGGGATCCGCATCGAGGCCGGGGACCGGCTCGAGGTGCGCTCGGCCGGAGGCGGAGGCTGGGGCCCGCCGGAGCGGCGGGATCCCGCCGCCCGGCAGCGCGACCGGGATCGTGAACTGAGCGACGAGCGAGCCTGA
- a CDS encoding LysR family transcriptional regulator, which produces MDLRHLRYFVVLAEQRHFGRAAELLNMAQPPLSQQIKALEDELEVTLFDRSTRPIELTAAGRTLLREARQILHHVSRAQAATRRAGQGQDGHLVIGVTGSAAMEFLPPVLLAFRARWPDIRLSLREMSSPEQIAALERGEIHIGFVRPPVLDDRLNVRLVHQDPFVVALPGDHPQAGVEGVRLADLNGTALIIFDPAEAPGFRDLIIHVCRTAGYVPETLESAPQMTTMLALVSAGLGFALVPRSARRLALERVVFRPLLDPCAAVELYAVWSRDKAVRLAEELVSVIDEARYAAPGPSVPADEGR; this is translated from the coding sequence ATGGACCTGCGTCACCTGCGGTACTTCGTCGTGCTGGCCGAACAGCGGCATTTCGGGCGCGCAGCGGAGTTGCTGAACATGGCGCAGCCGCCCCTCTCGCAGCAGATCAAGGCGCTGGAGGACGAGCTGGAGGTGACGCTCTTCGATCGGAGCACGCGACCGATCGAACTCACCGCCGCCGGCCGGACGCTCCTGCGCGAGGCGCGTCAGATCCTCCATCATGTCAGCCGGGCTCAGGCTGCCACGCGCCGGGCCGGCCAGGGGCAGGACGGGCATCTCGTCATCGGCGTCACGGGCTCGGCCGCGATGGAGTTCCTGCCGCCTGTCCTGCTCGCCTTCCGGGCGCGTTGGCCCGACATCCGCCTCTCGTTGCGCGAGATGTCCTCGCCCGAGCAGATCGCGGCGCTGGAGCGTGGGGAGATCCATATCGGCTTCGTCCGGCCGCCCGTCCTCGATGATCGGCTGAACGTCCGCCTCGTCCACCAAGACCCCTTCGTCGTGGCGCTTCCTGGCGATCACCCGCAAGCCGGTGTCGAGGGCGTGAGGCTCGCCGACCTCAACGGCACCGCTCTCATCATCTTCGATCCGGCCGAGGCGCCTGGATTCCGTGACCTCATCATCCATGTCTGCCGCACGGCCGGCTACGTCCCCGAGACGCTCGAATCGGCGCCCCAGATGACCACGATGCTGGCGCTCGTCTCGGCCGGCCTCGGCTTCGCTCTGGTGCCGCGGTCGGCCCGGCGCCTTGCCCTCGAACGGGTGGTGTTCCGGCCCCTCCTCGATCCCTGCGCCGCCGTCGAGCTCTACGCCGTCTGGTCGCGCGACAAGGCAGTCCGCCTCGCCGAGGAGCTGGTCTCCGTCATCGACGAGGCCCGGTACGCGGCGCCCGGCCCATCCGTCCCCGCCGACGAGGGGCGCTGA
- a CDS encoding sigma-70 family RNA polymerase sigma factor has protein sequence MAPATLRIAAAPRTHSDGRTSAPRLSRSVRKHLGSELRALYATVLEVEPSTRLLDLITRLTDAFPEGEADTTFRNDLLSAVPALHAFALSLAVNPTRAEDLVQETLLRAWEHRARFEPGTNFKAWLFTILRNQFYGDCRKRRREVEDVDGVKAGQVVAPAAQEASCDLRRVWDHLGKLPPLQREALILVAAQGLTYEAAAELIGCEVGTVKSRVSRARSFLAGALWPQERASPA, from the coding sequence ATGGCACCGGCAACGCTTCGAATCGCGGCTGCACCCCGCACGCACTCGGACGGACGGACATCTGCTCCCCGCCTGTCTCGCTCAGTTCGGAAGCACCTTGGGTCCGAGTTGCGGGCCTTGTACGCCACGGTCCTGGAGGTCGAGCCATCGACCCGGCTGCTCGACCTCATCACCCGGCTCACCGACGCCTTCCCTGAAGGCGAGGCCGACACGACATTCCGCAACGACCTTCTCTCAGCCGTCCCGGCCCTGCATGCCTTCGCCCTGTCCCTTGCCGTAAACCCCACACGGGCCGAGGACCTGGTGCAAGAGACCCTGCTCAGAGCCTGGGAGCACCGCGCCCGGTTCGAGCCCGGCACGAACTTCAAGGCGTGGCTGTTCACCATCCTGCGCAACCAGTTCTACGGTGACTGCCGCAAACGCAGGCGCGAGGTGGAGGACGTCGATGGCGTCAAGGCGGGCCAGGTCGTGGCGCCGGCCGCGCAGGAGGCCAGTTGCGACCTTCGCCGGGTCTGGGACCATCTCGGCAAGTTGCCGCCGCTGCAACGGGAGGCCTTGATCCTCGTCGCGGCCCAGGGGCTCACCTATGAGGCCGCGGCCGAGCTGATCGGATGCGAGGTCGGCACCGTGAAGAGCCGGGTCAGCCGCGCGCGCTCCTTTCTCGCCGGCGCGCTCTGGCCGCAGGAGCGCGCCAGTCCAGCCTGA